A DNA window from Tachysurus fulvidraco isolate hzauxx_2018 chromosome 4, HZAU_PFXX_2.0, whole genome shotgun sequence contains the following coding sequences:
- the LOC113657066 gene encoding C-type lectin BML-1-like encodes MTWYDAQSYCRQHHTDLASVRNPTEYSIVGALNSVTWTWIGLVRDPWYWTDQTTDVSVIKWSSGNADDYLKNKSCVYLNGGLADVEQCSNILPFFCYVFPTQKKTIRMKLKSSQDVNDPTIMTAIEEKLKQKLKDYGMAENITVTWRKQPDGVVFHKEEENITAVTN; translated from the exons ATGACATGGTATGATGCTCAGAGCTACTGTAGGCAGCATCATACAGACCTGGCCAGTGTGAGAAACCCAACAGAATACTCAATTGTTGGGGCATTGAACTCTGTGACCTGGACTTGGATTGGCCTTGTGAGAGACCCCTGGTATTGGACAGACCAGACCACCGACGTGTCCGTCATTAAGTGGTCATCTGGAAACGCTGATGATTATCTGAAGAATAAAAGTTGTGTCTATTTAAATGGTGGTCTGGCTGATGTAGAACAGTGCTCAAACATACTGCCTTTCTTCTGTTATG TATTCCCAACACAGAAGAAGACCATAAGAATGAAGTTGAAGTCCAGTCAGGATGTGAATGATCCTACAATAATGACAGCTATCGAGGAGAAG CTGAAGCAGAAACTGAAGGATTATGGAATGGCTGAGAACATCACTGTGACATGGAGAAAGCAACCAGATGGAGTGGTGTTTCACAAGGAGGAGGAAAACATTACTGCAGTGACTAACTAG
- the LOC125141062 gene encoding C-type lectin lectoxin-Thr1-like, whose product MKHHLFVLLLFTGVLTLVLSFSRKYYLIQQSKTWNDAKAFCRATYTDLAFIKTNEEIAQIQNVSQTQQFGSNAWIGLYTNINKWQWTLDNEPLGSFTPWANREPNNWLGNERCVSIINMVWYDVQCGLLTPFVCFDGEEEHVILYELFMEYD is encoded by the exons ATGAAGCATCATCTTTTTGTGCTCCTGCTTTTCACAG GAGTCCTTACCCTTGTCCTGTCTTTCTCTCGTAAGTACTATCTGATCCAGCAGAGCAAAACATGGAACGATGCTAAGGCTTTCTGCCGAGCCACATACACTGACCTGGCTTTCATCAAAACTAATGAAGAGATCGCCCAAATTCAGAACGTATCACAGACACAACAATTCGGATCCAATGCTTGGATTGGACTGTACACTAACATCAACAAGTGGCAATGGACATTGGACAATGAGCCGCTTGGAAGCTTTACACCTTGGGCTAATAGGGAGCCTAATAACTGGCTAGGAAATGAACGTTGTGTCAGTATTATCAATATGGTCTGGTATGATGTACAATGTGGATTGCTGACACCATTTGTGTGCTTTGATGGTGAGGAAGAACATGTTATTTTATATGAACTATTTATGGAATATgactaa
- the LOC113652941 gene encoding E-selectin-like, which produces MKHHLFVLLLFTDRKTGAESYILFTQYLTWYDARNYCKQYHTDLTSVRNPTEHSIVGAKNYGTWTWIGLVRDPWYWTDQTTDVSVIKWSPGNAYDYLMNKSCVYLNGGLADVEQCSNMMPFFCYVFPTQKKTIRMKLKSSQDVNDPTIMAAIEEKLKQKLKDYGMAENIIVTWRKQPDGVVFHKEEENITAVTNTRETCDL; this is translated from the exons ATGAAGCATCATCTTTTTGTGCTCCTGCTTTTCACAG ACAGGAAGACTGGAGCTGAGAGTTACATTCTTTTTACTCAGTATTTAACTTGGTATGATGCTCGGAACTACTGTAAGCAGTATCATACAGACCTGACCAGTGTGAGAAACCCAACAGAACACTCAATTGTTGGGGCAAAGAACTATGGGACCTGGACTTGGATTGGCCTTGTAAGAGACCCCTGGTATTGGACAGACCAGACCACCGACGTGTCCGTCATTAAGTGGTCGCCTGGAAACGCTTATGATTATCTGATGAATAAAAGTTGTGTCTATTTAAATGGTGGTCTGGCTGATGTAGAACAGTGCTCAAACATGATGCCTTTCTTCTGTTATG TATTCCCAACACAGAAGAAGACCATAAGAATGAAGTTGAAGTCCAGTCAGGATGTGAATGATCCTACAATAATGGCAGCCATCGAGGAGAAG CTGAAGCAGAAACTGAAGGATTATGGAATGGCTGAGAACATCATTGTGACATGGAGAAAGCAACCAGATGGAGTGGTGTTTCACAAGGAGGAGGAAAACATTACTGCAGTGACTAACACTAGGGAGACTTGTGATCTCTAA